The region CATCGGCACCGATGGCCAGCGGTTAAAGAATTCTCTTCGAGGATCGCTTCGGTACTGTTGATCGGTGAAAAAGTAATACTTTAATAGTAATACTTTGCCGTGGGAAAAGTAAATAGGGATGAGATTGCTGGGTTGTGATGGAGAGGGAGGCCCTGGTGGTCGACCTGGTAGCCGAAATCCGGAAGGGCAAGTATGCGATCCTGTCCGGCCCGGTCGGCATCGGGAAAGCGGCGGAGCTGAAAGTGGCGCTGGAAAAAGAAATCGCTGTATTTCGCGTGTATTTCGTGCGGAATACTGGTCAGGAAACGCGTTAAATTCCTGGATTTCGCTGTTTTTTCTATTGTCTGCGTGGGTCTCATAGGTATGCCATCGGATTGCAAAGCTGCACCCCCACAGAAAACCATGCTGAAAGGCGGGCAGGATATGTGAAGTGCTAGCACCGGCAAAGCCGGAGCAATCACTTCACTTCCTTGATTCGCACCTGCCGGTACTCAACGGGCATCCTGCTCTGCGAGGTTCCGCTGCCACTGGAATTAAAAACGACTCAGGCGTGTTTTGCTTTATTGGTCGACGCCAAGAGTGAGCAAGCCGTGTTTTTTTACCAGTACCACAGATTCAGGGCTTAACGGTTTCCCGAAACTTTGTTTTACCCTTGCTATGGCTGAAAAACTCTTATGAAGGATTTCTAAAGTTCAGAGAGAACATCTTCTTTTTGATTGCTCTCCTTCGAAGGCGACAATGTGCTTGTAAAATGTAGCAACTTGCTACACATCAATAGCTGTAGAAAGTGTATCTATGCCGACAAAATACAAACGACTTTGATGGTCATAGATTACAAACGGGTCTGAAAAATAGATATATCCCAACCAAGATTAACGAATGATCTGAGAAAATACTTCATATTACTAAGAAGATAAGCTCTTTTTTACAGAATAAATGTGTTTTCATTGTCGTATGTGTTAGTTATACTGATCACGAAAAACTAAACATCGTGCACAAATGGCAAAAAAAACATCTGTCATCGCCGTTGCCAATCATAAGGGTGGCTGCGGGAAAACAACCACGGTCGTCAATCTTTCGGCCGAGTTGGCCCGAATGGGGCTCTCTGTCCTGATAATCGATCTCGATCCGCAAGCCAACGCGAGCCTTCACATCGGCAAAAAGCACCCGAGCGAAGTCCCTATCACCTGCGCAGAGCTGTTGCTGTCAGAAATCGAGAAGCTGCCGCAATCCATCCACGACGATACCAATATCGACGGCGTTTCACTGATATACGGGTCACTGGCTCTCGGCAAAACCGAAGACGAATTGAAGGACGATGTGCCGCGTCCTTCGGAAGAGCTCCGCGACAAGATCAAGCCCCTGCATGGCATTTATGACGTCATCCTGATCGATTGTCCGCCAAGCCTCAAGCTGCTGACCAGTAATGCTTTAGCTGCGGCCACGCACTTGATCATCCCGATCGAATCGGGTTCGCAGTACGGTATGTATGGAGTCACCGATTTGATGAAACTCGTCGAGAAAATCAAACGCATTAATCCCGAACTCGAATTGATCGGCGCTCTTCTGGTTCGACACGACGAGAGGCAGACGGTCTGCAAACTGATCGAGGCCTCTGCCAAAGATCAGATCGGCAAATTGATCGATGTTCGTATACCGACCAGCACTAAGGTCAATCAGTCGGCGATCGCTCAAATGAGCCTGCACGCCTTGGATCGGACGGCCAAATTTCACGTGAATTTCGGAGCTTGGCAGAAATTATCGCCAAGCAATTGAATCTAGCTGCAGGAGCTGATCAAGCATGAGCAAAGACTTGAAAAAAATGTTGGAGCAGAAGCTGCAACAAAACACCCAGCGGCATGCTTTGGCGGCTCAAGACGCGAATTTCGAAGAAGGCAAGGAGCACATCCTCATTCCTGTCGATAAAATCGATCCAAATCCCTATCAGCCGCGTCGCATCTTTCCCCAGCAGGAGCTCGACCAACTCGCGCAATCGATTTCCGAGCTTGGCTTGTTGGAGCCTATCCTGGTACGCAAGATTGATGACCGCTACCAAATCGCCGCTGGCGAGCGGCGTTGGCGTGCTCATAAGCAGCTGCATAAACACACTATCGAAGCTTTGGTAACCAGCATATCTGACAGCGACATGGCCGTCTTCGCGCTGGCGGAGAATGTCGACCGGGAGGATCTGAGCGATTACGAAATCGGCCTGGCGTTGAAGCAGATCGAGAATGCCTTCCCGACCAAAAAGAACTGGCCGAGTCGTTGGGTATGAACCGTGAGGATATGTACCGATATTATGCCTACGACGACCTGCCGCAATTTATCATTTCCGACCTAAACACAAATCCCAGATTGCTTTCAAGATCGGCTGCGAGCGACATCAAGCGACTTTTGAAGCAATGCGGCCATTTGCCATCATTCAATGCCTACTTAGCCGAGGCCTGGGCGTTGTTGCTGGAGAATGAGCTGGATCAAACTAAAATTGCTGCTTTCGCCACACGTAAGCTGAAAGGCCATGAGGAAAAGGATAGCCATATTCAAAATTCGCGTAATCTGATCCGGGATGGCAAAAAGGTGGGCAACATTGCCTGGACCGAAAAGCACATCACTGTTAAATTGAACGCGAAGACGCTGAACTCCGAACAGGAACAGAAACTGAAGGATTTTCTGGAAAAATTGATCGAGGGAGAACTGGCCGAAGTGTAGCAACTTGCTACACATTTGTTGCCGTTAATATTGACAGCAAGGGAAGTTTGATCGGACTCTGACCTCCGATATACCGCAAATTTTAGGATTCTGTTTTTTGTTTTCTGTGGTGCATATATGGTGTAATATTGGTGTATCGTAGATTTTTTGAGAGGTCGCGCCATGGTGAGACAAAGCATATCCGTATCAGAGCCAAATGACGAATGGCTGAAGGCTCAAGTCGCAAGTGCAGAATACAGCAGTAAGAGCGAAGTGATTAATGACTTAATCCGGCGGGCGCGGAGGCAGCAGCTTGAGCTCGAACATGTTCGCGCTGAACTGATTAAGGCTGAGCAAAGCGGGTTCACCGACGAGAAACCGGAAGATTTATTAGCCAACTTCAAGGAAGAAGCACGGCAAGATGGGCTCTTATAAACTCACCCGAAAAGCCCGCGCTGATTTGAAGAGAATCTGGCTGTACGGCGTTAAAATGCACGGAAGTCAGAGAGCCGATCAATATCATAGGGGCATTCTTGAACGCTTAGATCAAATTGCTGATCACCCCTATTTATTTCAGGCTGTTGACCATATTCGAGAAGGATATAGGCGTAGTGTGTATGGAACCGATAGCATTTATTACCGGATCAATGACGATATGGTTGAGATTATGGCTATATTAGGGCGTCAGGATACAGAAGATTGGCTGTAAGCACCACTCGCTATATTTTGTCTCCCTTCCCTCTTCTCCCAAAAACGGCCGTTTTTGATAGATAAAACACCTGGCAAAATAAGCATCCGAGCTATCTGAAAAGTATTCGGCCCAATCTGCCGCGCGTTCTTGACTTTCACTTCTACTCGAATTTGTGCAGATCTGATGATTTAAGAATTAAGCGGTTGGTCGATAGATAGGCTCACTCCCAGATCATCGAACGATATTTTCAGTTTAGCACCAGAATGGGAAAGCCGGATTTTCCAATCCTCGCAGCCCCATTCAATAGGAGATATTACTTGCCATGTCTTTTCACCTCCAGGTTGACCTTCACGGATATTAAAGAATGCCGTCTGCATTGTTTGCTCATTTTTGAAGTTGCAGCGACCAATCTGTCGAGACAATTCTATATTAAAATCGCCGACTTTTACGGCAACACGGCCAGCTAGTTCGATTTGCTTCACTGCGGCAACACCGAACATTGTGTCTGCCTCCAGAACCTCTGAAGGAAGATGAAGCGGCGTTTCAGGTTTGGATTCTGGTATTTGAACTAATGAGTTGGTTGGTTTTTCAATTTCTGCGAGCTCTGGGTATTTAGGGAGGTCAGTAACCCGCTCAATTCCGAGGCGCTTCATTGCTTCGGAAAGTTCACGCTGGATCTCGGAAGCCCGACGGCTTTGCCCGCCTGCTCGCGCTCATATTCAAGCTGTCTATTCTTGCAGATGATCCACCTGAGGCGGGCAAACTGTTTCTGTTCCTCAGAGAAGAGGGATTCCTTGGTGACAGCTTCATAGAATGGAAGAGCGTCGGTGAACTTGCCGCCGCGCTCGATGGCGGCGCCTGCTTCCTCTGCCGAGACAAAAGGACGCCATCGCCCTTCTTTGACGCGCAAAAAACGCCGCAAGAATTCGCTAAGTTGTCGCTGAAGGTGTCCAGGCAATTCAGGAAACGCATCTGATCGGGCTAAGGCAGACACAAGTGTGCATTGAAGTTCGTCTGCATGGCTCTCGACCAGTTCGCGGACCGCATCTTCGGACCAGTTGGAATCAGGAGAGAAATCCAGAGTTGACGCGAACTTGGCCAATGGTTCCCACTCTCCGTTTCCAACCATCGCGATCACTGTGCCATGCAGTGCTCGAATCGCTGTTTGGGCTTCGCCTTCCGATATCGCCTTGAGTGCAATTCGTCTTATTACAGTGGCATTCTGCGATTTCCACGCAGCATCAAGCGCATCGTTTAAGCGATTGCACTGGAGATACGCCAACGAGATGTTACTCCATTGCGCAGAATCAAGGTCTGTATTGGTGCGAGCTTCAAACTCCTGGATGATTTCGACAAACGCCCCGACCTTCATCAAAGCTGCAAGCTTTCCCGGATATGGCTCGATAGCCGCTTTCGCTTTTAAATATTCATCCGATTTAGTTTCTCCGGCTTTTTCCCATCGTTGCACTGCTTTTTGCAGGCTTCCCGCACGGAAGTGGACTTCCGCCATTTTCCGGTCAAGCTGAGCAATGCCGCACGCTTCAATCTTTTCGAGCACGTGCTCCAGTGTTCCGGCCATCGTAAGGGAAGCGTCATTCCGGACATTGTCGATGATGGTATTGATCCCGTCGCGCCATGCGTTTTCGGAAGACACATACGCCGCAAAGGAAGTTTCCGAAAGGCGGGCTGCCAACTCTTCAAGAAGCTCGATTCCCCGGCTTGACGACACACTCGTGTCTAGGATCGCCAGCGCATATTTAAATTCTGTCTCCCTAGCCACGCTCGCATTCAGTTTTCCTAATTCGGTGAGTCGCTGCCAGCCCGTCTTTCCCACTTTCCAGAAGCACTGCACAGCTTCGGGAACTACGAACCCAGCATCTAAATAGGCCTCAGCTGCGGCGAGGTGATCGCCCTCCAATTCCAGCGCACGTGCACGACACTCAGTGGCTTTGGTGGAATCACCGGCGCTCCGATAGGCAAGGGCCGCTTGCCGTAGAAGAAACGCATCCTTCCTTGCCCTACCGTCTTCCTCAAAAGTCTTAGCGTTGTCTATCGGATCACCCGCACTCTCGCGGGTTAGATCCTCCACTTTGCCCATCGTCATGCCCTCGACAGCGGGGGCATTTTCGTCTTCTGGATCAGCATTCCACACAGTGCGGCCACGATTTGCCGCATCAATGACCCGCCTGGTGACCTCTTCTCGGTTCGCAAACTCCCAGAGAGCATTTATCCCGGACTCGTCGTCTACAATGATCAAACGCTGTTTGGGACGACTGACCGCCACGTAGAGGCGATTGATGAAATATTGAAACGGCAGCGAGTGATCCTTTGTTGCCTCATCACCGCCATGGGTGGAATCCATTAATTCCATTAAATTCCTTGGCGCCACTCCTCCGAAGCCGTAAACAACCACGACCTGATACTCTCGGCCTTTTGCTCGGGCTGCGCTCAATACGTTTTGTGGAATTTCATCCTCCATGCGAATGTGTTGTCTGAGGATAGGATCGTCCCGAACAAACTGAGCCTCTTCTCCTTCGTTGCAGGGAACAATGACGACGAACGAGTCTGCCTCTTTGAACCTCTTCCAGAAGGAGGAATCTCCCGAGTTGAACCAAACCACGGGAAATACGCCCTGCGGCAAAGCCCACGGGGTTTGTGGGCGTAATTCCGGCATTTTAAAAAGCGCCGACCGCAGCGCCTGAACCCCGTTGCTGAAGCGGACAATGGGAGGAGTGGAGCGGTAATTGTAGTGAAGTTCCCGATAGTTGAGTTCCGTCCTACCAGAGAGTCCACTTGGATCGAGCGCCCGAATGAACTTCTCGACGAAGGAAGCCTTGATAGCGTCCCAGCGAAAACCGGTTGGATTCAAAGTTTGAAATTGGTCACCTGCAAAGGCGAAAGGCACTCGGCTCAGATCGTGGGGTGGCACTGCTCGGTTCGAGAACAAGTTGAGACGCAAAAGCAGTTCTAGTTCAATCCGGGTAAAATCTTGCGCTTCGTCACAAAGAACCGCAGGACTTGCCGGTTTTGCCAAATCGTTGTCGAGGATAAACCGAGCCAGATCTTGGTCGTCCCACAGCCCTTTGGCTTCGGCTATTTTTGAGTACCGCCCTTCCCAGACCCGCTCGAAAACTGTTTGGAATGTCTGCCGAGTCACCGTGATCTGGTTCTCCGGTAATTGCTCATAGTCGTCGGGATCCATCACGGTCTCTGAAAGCATACCTTTGATGTAGCTGCGGATGATGTGCCAAGAAATATCTGGCCCAAATTCCCGCGCAGCAGTACGATCCATTCCAAACCATTCCGTCCATAGTTTACGGAACTGTGAATAGTCCACCCGGCGGGATAGTGCGAATTGTTCCTGCCTAGTTCGCGCATCAACCATTGAGAGCAGGTGGGGTTGAAATTCCCGGAATGCCTCGTCGAGAATCTCTCGATTATCATCGACCAAACTAGCCGATCCACTTCCTCGAAAGGTGGCCTCGTTACGCAGGATACGCTCGATAAAACTCCGCGCGACGCGCAGTAGTTCTCCGTTTGCTGTCAAGTACACGGGAGGTGCAATCAATTGGGCCGCCGGTGTGCTCAAGTAATAGAAAAGCAGATCCGCAAAAAGATATTGCAAGATGGTGGACTTGCCGCTTCCAGCACGACCGTTTACGAACAGAGGAAACGCCCCCTCTGTCCGACGCACACTAAGCAAGACATCGGACTCCTCAGGTGAAAGTGCCATGTTGGCAACGGGTTCCTTCTCAATCTCCACCCACGTTTCCTCATCCGCGAGCATGTAAGCCGGATAGGCTCGTCGGCTAGAACGGATGATGTGTGTTAAATGCCCGCTTTCGAGTTGCCCGCGGTATTTTTCCACGATCTTCTCTGCTTTCGCGCTCGTGGTATCTGTGACGGGGGTGATTAACAGCACCCGGCCTTGACTCCGATGAAACCATAAACCCCAGCCGGATTTATCCGGGATTTTCAGAAAATGAACGCCTGACTCTTGCGATAACGCATTGAGACAGGGTTGGGCAAAACGGACAAGCTGGTTTGCGACTCTCTCTTCCGCCACAGCATCTTTCCATTCGATTGTCTCGTAAACCATGTCCTCCTCAGCAGAGCTTTGGCGGTGGGCAAACGCCTCATAAAGAAATCCATATTCCACCGTAGTCGGCTCGGGTTTGGTTGGGGGGGACTCTACTCTCGTTCGTTCGTTAATGTATTCGGCCAACTGCTCATCGGAGACCCGGCAGCTAAAATGCTGTTTCCCGTAACCGACTGGATCTACTGCGAAATAGTCCTCATAATCTCGGTCTCCACGGATCATGATCGCTAGAAATACAATCACTGCGTGGTCGCCCTGGATACGAAGATCAGCAATCAAACGACCTTGTCGCCCTCCAAACTTCTTTTTGACTAGATAAGGTGGTGGAAACGGATCGAATTGGCTGGTACTCTGAGATTTCTCAACTCGCTCCTTAAAACGCTCGAGCTCATCTGATAACGCATATCGGAGAGCGTCTTCTGTGCATTCCTGAGTGGTATAAACGAACAATGCCATAAAATAAACCTAATTGTCTTCCTTTAAGATCGATGTAGTCGAACACGAGGGTTCACTCGACCACTGCGGTGCCCTTTCGGGTCAAAGTCACGGGGCTATCGTTTTGTTGGTCGGTGCTGAAAATACTTGTGAGGAAGCACACCGTACTTCTTCTGGGAGTAGCGATCAGCTATAAATGGGAAAGGTGTTTATCCCTCTAGTCATTGCCGTTCCATACGAGATAATGATAGATGGAAAAGCACTACTAAGGAAGCAGTGATTAATTCAATGTTGTCGCTCCTGCGAAAGCGGGGATCTAAAAACATAAGGTGCTGGATTCCCAAGTTCGGGGAATCATGATGTTGTCATTATCAGAAGTCGACTGCACCATGAACCGCCCCGGGTTTGTCGGAGGCTGATTGTTGTGAGTCATGCCGCGATAGCAGACTCATAAAGTTGTTGATAATACCTTGCCTCGGCTTCAGCGGGAGGCATATTACCAATCGGTCCTAGCAGTCGTTGATGGTTAAACCAATTGACCCAAGTCAAAGTGGCCAGTTCGACGGCTTCGCGGTTTTTCCAGGATTGCCGATGAATGACCTCGGCTTTATATAAGCCATTGATAGTCTCGGCCAGGGCATTGTCATAAGAGTCTCCTACACTGCCGACCGACGCCTCAACACCGGCTTCTGCCAAACGCTCAGTATAACGGATCGACACGTACTGCACGCCGCGGTCACTGTGATGAATCAGACCGCCATCCCTTGCTGGCCGACGATCAGACAAAGCCTGTTCCAAGGCATCCAGGACAAAATCGGTCTGTGCAGAAGCGGAGACTTTCCAGCCGACGATGTAGCGGGCAAAGACATCGACCACGAAAGCGACATACACAAAGCCTTGCCAGGTTTTGACATAGGTAAAATCGGCGACCCATAGCGCATTCGGACGCTCGGCATTGAATTGGCGGTTAACGCGATCCAGCGGACAAACTGCGTTGGAGTTGCTAATGGTGGTTTTGACAGTTTTACCCCGCATAATGCCTTTGAGCCCCAGTTGTCGCATGAGGCGCTCGACCGTGCATCGAGCCAACGAGAAGCCTTCGCGCTGCAACTGACGCCACACTTTACGCGCGCCGTAGGTTTGGAAGTTTTCTTCCCAGACCCGACGAATCTGAAGGCTCAGCGCTTCATCGCGCTGGCTGCGGGCAGAGCGCAGCTCAGGCTTGGCCCGACGTGCCGCATGAAGGTAATAGGTCGACGGGGCAATCGGCAAGACTTTGCAGATCGGCTCGACCCCGTAAACATTGCGATGTTCATCAATAAAGGCTTTCATCGTTTGAATGGGCGGTCGAGCTCCGCCTGGGCAAAATAAGCCGACGCCTTGCGTAGAATCTCGTTGGCCTGCCGCAATTCACGGACTTCCCGTTCCAATGCTTTGATGCGTTCCGATTCACTGCCGGCCGGCTCCTGTGTATCACCGCTGGCTTTTTGTGACTGCCTGATCCAGCGGCGAAGCGTTTCCGCCGTACAACCGAGCTTGCCGGCGATCGACTGAATTGCAGCCCATTCTGAAGTGTATTCGCCCTGATGCTCGCGCACCATGCGAATCGCCCGCTCTTGAATTTCTGGTGAATAGTGCTTGGTGGTTTTCTCTTTCATTGCTCTATCTTCTCATAAAGTTAGAGCCTCCTGAAAACCCGGGGCGGTTCACCATTTCATTGGCTTAGAACCGCATTGTGCAGAGGACTACTGAGCACTCACAAATCAGTAGTCCTCTGCACAAGAATGAGGCTTAGACATGGAACCAGATTCACTCCTGCCGTTAAACGGGGTTTGCTTGCTCTGGCCGATGACAATCACTCTTGTGCAGTTGGCTCTAAGCCGAATAACTGTTTTTAGGCAGGCAGCCCAACCTCATCATGGCACTGCCGAATGAGGCCATCTTAAGTAGTGCAATCGACTTTTGACATTTTGTGCAGTCGACTTCTGAAAATGACACAAACGCTAACTTTCGGTTATCCCTCCAATTCTTATAAATATCTCTTGAAACTTATCTCTAAATAACTCATAGTGCGGCTGAGTTTTCGGAGGTGCTATGCTTGTCGGTTATGCCCGCGTTTCCACACAAGACCAGAATCCCGCCCTGCAGCTGGATGCGCTGAAGGCGGCGGGCTGTGAGAAGCTGTTTGTCGAAAAGGCTTCCGGTGCCCAGCGTGATCGGCCGGAGCTGTTGGCGGCGCTGGACACTCTCAGGGCAGGGGACAGCCTGGTGGTCTGGAAACTGGACCGTTTGGCCCGTTCCCTGAAGCAACTGATCGAAACGGTAGAGCTATTGGAAAGCCGGAGTATTGGCCTCCGCTCGCTGACTGAAGCGATCGACACTACGACCGCCGGCGGGAAATTGGTGTTTCATGTGTTCGGCGCCCTAGCCGAGTTCGAGCGTTCGATTATCCGCGAGCGTACGAAAGCCGGCCTGGAGGCTGCCCGTGCCCGCGGTAAAAAAGGCGGACGCCCCCCGGTCTTAGTCGCCAAGGACCTCGCCGCGGCCAAAGCGATGCTGTCCGATCCGGACATTACGATGGAAGAGGTCGCCAAGCGGCTCAAGGTCGCTCCTTCCACTCTGTATCGGCATATGCCAGGGGGCAGAGGAGGGATGATGGAGAACAGCCAATGATTACACCTGTTGCCTATCTTGAAGCCCGGGATCCTACCCACAACGTCCACCGCGCCTATTCGATCGCCTATGGCCAAGATCTCTTCGGCAACTGGGTCGTCGAAACCACTTACGGGCGGATTGGGAGTAAAGGACGAACGATCGTCACGGTCGTCAATAACGAAGATGAAGCACTTAAGCATGTGCAAAAAGCGCTTAAGCGCCGACAATCCGCTCCAAAACGCATCGGCGTAGCCTATCAGATCCGTACCCTAGGGGATTTAGATCAATGACCGAGCCCTCTCGGCGCTGCACAGGCAGGATTCCCAGACCATGAGCTCCTCAAACACCCCTCCAGCGGTTGCCCAGGGCCTGGCTCCGCTTTTTAACGATATCGCCGCCATTATCCAGCAATCCCGGCAGCAGGTGCAGCTGGCCGTGAACAGTGCGATGGTACAGTGTTACTGGCACATCGGCCGGCTCATTGTCGAACATGAACAGCAGGGGCAAGCCCGTGCGGCCTATGGCAAACACCAACTGGAGGCTCTGTCGGAACAATTGACAACGGAATTCGGCAAGGGGTTTGATGCCAGCAATCTGCGCAATATGCGCCGCTTTTACTTGATGTTTCCGATTCGGGAGACGGTGTCTCTCAAATTGA is a window of Methylomicrobium agile DNA encoding:
- a CDS encoding ParA family protein codes for the protein MAKKTSVIAVANHKGGCGKTTTVVNLSAELARMGLSVLIIDLDPQANASLHIGKKHPSEVPITCAELLLSEIEKLPQSIHDDTNIDGVSLIYGSLALGKTEDELKDDVPRPSEELRDKIKPLHGIYDVILIDCPPSLKLLTSNALAAATHLIIPIESGSQYGMYGVTDLMKLVEKIKRINPELELIGALLVRHDERQTVCKLIEASAKDQIGKLIDVRIPTSTKVNQSAIAQMSLHALDRTAKFHVNFGAWQKLSPSN
- a CDS encoding ParB/RepB/Spo0J family partition protein, with the translated sequence MSKDLKKMLEQKLQQNTQRHALAAQDANFEEGKEHILIPVDKIDPNPYQPRRIFPQQELDQLAQSISELGLLEPILVRKIDDRYQIAAGERRWRAHKQLHKHTIEALVTSISDSDMAVFALAENVDREDLSDYEIGLALKQIENAFPTKKNWPSRWV
- a CDS encoding ribbon-helix-helix domain-containing protein, with protein sequence MVRQSISVSEPNDEWLKAQVASAEYSSKSEVINDLIRRARRQQLELEHVRAELIKAEQSGFTDEKPEDLLANFKEEARQDGLL
- a CDS encoding type II toxin-antitoxin system RelE/ParE family toxin; this encodes MGSYKLTRKARADLKRIWLYGVKMHGSQRADQYHRGILERLDQIADHPYLFQAVDHIREGYRRSVYGTDSIYYRINDDMVEIMAILGRQDTEDWL
- a CDS encoding IS3 family transposase (programmed frameshift) is translated as MKEKTTKHYSPEIQERAIRMVREHQGEYTSEWAAIQSIAGKLGCTAETLRRWIRQSQKASGDTQEPAGSESERIKALEREVRELRQANEILRKASAYFCPGGARPPIQTMKAFIDEHRNVYGVEPICKVLPIAPSTYYLHAARRAKPELRSARSQRDEALSLQIRRVWEENFQTYGARKVWRQLQREGFSLARCTVERLMRQLGLKGIMRGKTVKTTISNSNAVCPLDRVNRQFNAERPNALWVADFTYVKTWQGFVYVAFVVDVFARYIVGWKVSASAQTDFVLDALEQALSDRRPARDGGLIHHSDRGVQYVSIRYTERLAEAGVEASVGSVGDSYDNALAETINGLYKAEVIHRQSWKNREAVELATLTWVNWFNHQRLLGPIGNMPPAEAEARYYQQLYESAIAA
- a CDS encoding recombinase family protein, coding for MLVGYARVSTQDQNPALQLDALKAAGCEKLFVEKASGAQRDRPELLAALDTLRAGDSLVVWKLDRLARSLKQLIETVELLESRSIGLRSLTEAIDTTTAGGKLVFHVFGALAEFERSIIRERTKAGLEAARARGKKGGRPPVLVAKDLAAAKAMLSDPDITMEEVAKRLKVAPSTLYRHMPGGRGGMMENSQ
- a CDS encoding WGR domain-containing protein → MITPVAYLEARDPTHNVHRAYSIAYGQDLFGNWVVETTYGRIGSKGRTIVTVVNNEDEALKHVQKALKRRQSAPKRIGVAYQIRTLGDLDQ